A single Armatimonadota bacterium DNA region contains:
- a CDS encoding NAD(P) transhydrogenase subunit alpha, giving the protein MSLIAILAIFILAVAVGLELISKVPPTLHTPLMSATNAIHGVILVGAMIVLGEAKEPVWIAVGAVAVFFGALNVVGGFAVTDRMLEMFKKGPGK; this is encoded by the coding sequence GTGAGCCTGATCGCGATCCTTGCTATTTTCATTTTGGCGGTGGCTGTAGGACTGGAGTTGATCTCCAAAGTGCCGCCCACCCTGCACACGCCGTTGATGTCGGCCACGAACGCCATTCATGGCGTGATTTTGGTCGGTGCAATGATCGTGCTGGGAGAGGCGAAAGAGCCTGTCTGGATCGCGGTCGGCGCGGTTGCGGTCTTCTTCGGCGCATTGAACGTGGTCGGCGGCTTTGCAGTTACCGACCGGATGCTCGAAATGTTCAAAAAGGGGCCGGGTAAATAG
- a CDS encoding NAD(P)(+) transhydrogenase (Re/Si-specific) subunit beta — translation MPQVPIWIDLTYLLSAVCFILGIKFLNAPKRARLGNQVAAFGMTAAVVATIFHPRIETYAWIGAALGAGAAVGWISARRVQMTAMPQMVALFNGVGGGAVALVAIMEFASAVEASALHTVTGVLSAIIGGVSFSGNLVAFAKLQELMTGRPIFLPGQKLINLGLLMATGAIAVQIAVGIGNLPLFLWLTGAALAMGVTFVLPVGGADMPVVISLLNSFTGLAAGLAGFMLENNALLIGGALVGASGLILTLQMCAAMNRSLENVFFGALGAGPAAEQAKAVERAVRSYGAEDVALMLANANKVIVIPGYGMATAQAQHAVKELANKLAKRGVVVKYAIHPVAGRMPGHMNVLLAEAGTPYEQLADLEEINPEFPETDVALVIGANDVVNPAARHDQSSPLYGMPILDADKARACVICKRGMGTGYAGVDNELYYAPNTIMLFGDAKASITALASAIDDY, via the coding sequence ATGCCGCAAGTCCCGATCTGGATCGATTTGACCTATCTCCTATCGGCCGTTTGCTTCATCCTCGGCATCAAGTTTCTTAACGCGCCTAAACGGGCGCGACTGGGCAACCAAGTGGCGGCCTTTGGCATGACGGCGGCGGTCGTGGCCACGATATTCCATCCGAGAATCGAAACCTATGCCTGGATCGGAGCGGCTCTGGGAGCAGGCGCCGCGGTCGGTTGGATCTCGGCCAGGCGCGTGCAAATGACCGCTATGCCGCAAATGGTCGCCTTGTTTAACGGCGTGGGCGGCGGCGCGGTGGCCTTGGTGGCCATTATGGAGTTTGCGTCTGCGGTCGAAGCCAGCGCCCTGCACACCGTTACGGGCGTCCTCAGCGCCATCATTGGCGGGGTCTCGTTCTCGGGCAATTTGGTCGCGTTTGCCAAACTTCAAGAGCTGATGACCGGTCGCCCCATCTTCCTGCCGGGCCAAAAACTGATCAATCTTGGGTTGTTGATGGCCACCGGGGCTATCGCCGTCCAGATCGCGGTCGGTATAGGCAATCTTCCACTCTTTCTTTGGCTAACAGGAGCCGCGCTGGCGATGGGCGTTACGTTTGTGCTGCCGGTGGGCGGCGCAGACATGCCGGTCGTCATCTCCTTGCTCAATTCCTTCACCGGTTTGGCAGCAGGCCTGGCGGGCTTCATGTTAGAGAACAACGCCTTGCTCATCGGCGGCGCGCTGGTTGGCGCGAGCGGACTGATCCTAACCCTTCAGATGTGCGCCGCAATGAATCGCTCTCTGGAGAACGTCTTTTTTGGCGCTTTGGGTGCTGGCCCCGCTGCCGAGCAAGCCAAGGCGGTCGAGCGAGCCGTGCGCAGTTACGGCGCCGAAGACGTGGCCTTGATGCTTGCGAACGCCAACAAAGTGATCGTCATCCCAGGCTACGGCATGGCGACGGCGCAAGCGCAACATGCTGTAAAAGAGCTGGCCAACAAACTGGCAAAGCGGGGCGTGGTTGTCAAGTACGCCATTCATCCCGTTGCCGGGCGAATGCCAGGACATATGAACGTACTGTTGGCCGAAGCAGGAACCCCATACGAGCAATTGGCCGACTTGGAAGAGATCAACCCCGAGTTTCCCGAAACCGATGTCGCGCTGGTGATCGGCGCCAACGACGTGGTCAACCCGGCCGCGCGGCACGACCAGAGCAGCCCGCTCTACGGGATGCCAATCTTGGATGCCGACAAAGCGCGAGCGTGCGTGATCTGCAAGCGCGGCATGGGCACGGGCTATGCGGGCGTCGATAACGAACTCTACTACGCGCCCAACACGATCATGCTGTTTGGGGATGCCAAGGCCAGCATTACGGCGCTGGCCTCGGCCATCGACGACTATTGA